In one window of Helianthus annuus cultivar XRQ/B chromosome 17, HanXRQr2.0-SUNRISE, whole genome shotgun sequence DNA:
- the LOC118489217 gene encoding protein transport protein SEC16B homolog translates to MTNNLWGFYANLVASGKIVGKLLNLIDNTAHRVVDGLPPLVPSTSGGGAQHDHHQQTQMGPRVLSSKSAMAVSSLVPSASMEPIYQADRNNINMMHNHSASEPAFGRSPMQDETLKENSADSQSKASGKTSGRRGFGLGAMLFEKMVGRILPPRQDKQWWWWFMVVTVAAYDGDSENLGFQRKNSV, encoded by the exons ATGACAAACAACCTAT GGGGGTTTTATGCAAACTTAGTGGCTTCGGGTAAAATAGTTGGTAAATTGCTCAACCTTATTGATAACACTGCACATCGTGTTGTTGACGGCCTACCGCCGCTTGTTCCATCAACATCTGGTGGTGGTGCCCAACATGACCACCATCAACAAACGCAGATGGGTCCTAGGGTTTTATCTAGTAAATCAGCAATGGCAGTGTCATCTTTAGTGCCATCTGCGTCTATGGAGCCCATCTATCAGGCAGACAGAAACAACATAAATATGATGCATAACCACAGTGCTTCAGAACCTGCTTTTGGTCGTTCTCCCATGCAG GATGAAACGTTGAAGGAAAACTCTGCTGATTCACAAAGTAAAGCATCTGGGAAGACTTCAGGGCGTCGCGGCTTCGGTTTGGGGGCCATGCTTTTCGAAAAAATGGTGGGTAGGATTCTACCGCCTCGCCAGGACAAACAA tggtggtggtggtttatgGTGGTGACGGTGGCGGCGTATGACGGTGACTCAGAGAACCTAGGGTTTCAAAGAAAGAATTCTGTTTGA
- the LOC118489218 gene encoding UPF0496 protein At2g18630-like — protein sequence MTLFIILERSNFVGLTRLTCNTTNARRYQFDIYNQVHDNKTLVIIHFSTRFLHTPSICSTSSSTHHHQPSSSHTPSISPSDLTSYEHACRSDPDIQSFDSSLHYRTTCVINSLAVDAVPLSSMGKWVNSLWKKYENELKAQRETISSMRVGNRIVIKDLDNIKVLVDKLGNEIEELVRNAKFAIREEEEAVAVAVDEMRKVVSDFVLKKP from the coding sequence ATGACTTTGTTCATCATCCTTGAACGCTCTAACTTTGTCGGTTTAACTCGATTAACCTGTAACACCACAAACGCTCGTAGATACCAATTCGACATATATAATCAAGTTCACGACAATAAAACACTTGTTATAATACACTTTAGCACCCGGTTTTTACACACTCCATCAATATGTAGCACCTCATCCAgcacccaccaccaccaacccTCCTCATCACACACACCCTCAATCTCCCCATCAGATCTAACCTCATACGAGCACGCATGCCGCTCAGATCCCGACATCCAGTCCTTCGACTCATCCCTCCACTATCGCACCACCTGCGTCATCAACTCACTCGCTGTCGATGCTGTGCCGTTGAGTTCGATGGGGAAATGGGTGAATTCGTTGTGGAAGAAGTATGAGAACGAGTTGAAAGCGCAGAGGGAGACGATTAGTTCAATGCGGGTTGGGAATCGGATTGTGATCAAGGATTTGGATAATATTAAGGTGTTGGTGGATAAGTTGGGGAATGAAATTGAAGAGTTGGTGCGGAACGCCAAGTTTGCGATTAGGGAGGAGGAAGAGGCGGTGGCGGTTGCGGTTGATGAGATGAGGAAAGTTGTGAGTGATTTTGTGTTgaagaaaccctaa
- the LOC110922876 gene encoding protein FAR1-RELATED SEQUENCE 5-like, producing MDGMNDNLIVGPSVSTSEGPSEFEASNYIITSEFYNSYASSTPHGSLFWVPNGPEENRLSIGQKFKTLESAIQAYTEYAEKYGFDTRLSTQKQDKDGNIKIKYILCNKAFAPENVSVDTLDEKDSGKQKRNSNVQKTDCKARVRFRLSDEKDCYILYNFEDRHNHELVSSEYKHLLRKRRKLDDMEEKFIHRVASNNIGATRGHNVLSSIRGSRYLVHGTITDFKNCRRNLNVFIENNELSAFFWADETAKCNYEAFGDIISFDATYRTNKYCMVFVLFTGMDNHRKCVTIGAGMIAKENIESFTFLLEIFLKAFKKQPNIIVTDQDPAMKVAVSKVFTESKHRLCTWFVEM from the exons ATGGATGGAATGAATGATAATCTTATAGTAGGACCAAGTGTAAGTACAAGTGAAGGACCAAGTGAATTTGAAG caTCTAATTATATCATAACAAGTGAATTTTACAACAGTTATGCAAGTAGCACTCCTCATGGATCTTTATTTTGGGTACCAAATGGGCCAGAAGAAAATAGACTGTCTATTGGTCAAAAGTTCAAAACCTTAGAGAGTGCAATTCAAGCATATACAGAATATGCAGAAAAATATGGTTTTGATACCAGATTGTCTACACAAAAGCAGGATAAAGATggaaatattaaaataaaatatatacttTGCAACAAAGCATTCGCTCCTGAAAATGTTAGTGTTGATACGTTGGATGAAAAAGATAGTGGTAAACAGAAAAGAAACTCCAATGTTCAAAAGACAGATTGTAAAGCTAGAGTGAGATTTAGATTAAGCGATGAAAAAGATTGTTATATCCTTTATAATTTTGAAGATAGACATAATCATGAGTTAGTTTCTTCAGAATACAAGCATTTGTTAAGAAAAAGAAGGAAATTGGATGACATGGAAGAAAAATTCATTCATAGGGTTGCTTCAAATAATATAGGAGCAACACGTGGTCATAACGTATTAAGCAGTATTAGAGGTTCTAGATATCTTGTGCATGGAACAATAACAGATTTTAAAAATTGCAGAAGGAATCTTAATGTTTTTATTG AAAACAATGAATTGTCTGCTTTCTTTTGGGCTGATGAAACTGCAAAATGCAATTATGAAGCGTTTGGTGATATTATATCTTTTGATGCAACTTATAGGACAAACAa GTATTGTATGGTTTTTGTACTGTTTACTGGTATGGATAATCATAGGAAATGTGTTACGATTGGAGCTGGGATGATTGCAAAAGAAAATATTGAATCATTTACATTTCTGCTAGAAATTTTTCTGAAAGCATTCAAAAAACAACCAAACATAATTGTTACGGATCAAGATCCGGCAATGAAGGTTGCTGTGTCAAAAGTATTCACTGAATCAAAACATAGACTTTGCACATG gtTTGTGGAGATGTAG
- the LOC110921980 gene encoding pentatricopeptide repeat-containing protein At5g47360, whose protein sequence is MSIHLVSRFLLTSSIRHKNPKFSFTTLAVDKYWIHLEENNDPNIEKTLTRVGAKLDTSCVKEVIKRCSSTSTNQSHISGLRFFIWAGTQREYKHTSYMYNIACKLFRINQNPNVIRDVIEAYGFDNCVLNVKSFKIVLNLCKEARLADEALWVLKKMNEFKCRPDTIAYNAVIRLYCETGRMDEALGLMEEMSLVNLYPDMVTFVSMVKGFCDLGRIEDASRLFKVVSQQGCSPNVVAYSVLLDGVCRVGNLEKGLDLLQEMENQGGVCAPTVVTYTTMIRHFCEKGRSMEALTVLDRMEACGCAPNRVTISTLINGLCQEDQVEEAYKVIDRLVAVGSVSKSECYSSLVVTLLRVNKFEEGEKVFRRMLISDLKPDGVACSELLKRLCLKEKRVLDAFVLYNEIAKLEFATSIDSEIYSMMMNGLCTGSHLLEASKLAKMMVQKRVQLKAPYVQNVVEYLTNAGETELVSHIYKANDG, encoded by the coding sequence ATGTCAATTCATTTGGTCTCTCGATTCCTCCTCACATCTTCAATCCGACACAAAAACCCTAAATTTTCTTTCACAACACTTGCAGTTGACAAATACTGGATACATTTGGAAGAAAACAATGATCCAAACATCGAAAAAACCCTAACAAGAGTCGGTGCCAAATTAGACACTTCATGCGTAAAGGAGGTAATCAAAAGATGCAGTTCAACTTCCACCAATCAGTCTCACATATCCGGTCTAAGATTCTTCATATGGGCTGGTACTCAACGTGAGTATAAGCACACTTCATATATGTATAACATTGCTTGTAAATTATTCAGAATTAACCAAAACCCTAATGTGATTAGGGATGTTATTGAGGCTTATGGTTTTGATAACTGTGTATTGAATGTTAAAAGTTTCAAGATAGTTTTGAATTTATGTAAGGAAGCTAGGCTTGCAGATGAGGCTTTATGGGTGTTAAAGaaaatgaatgagtttaagtGTAGACCGGATACGATTGCTTACAATGCGGTGATTAGGTTGTATTGTGAAACGGGTCGAATGGATGAGGCTTTAGGGTTAATGGAGGAGATGAGTTTGGTTAATCTTTATCCTGATATGGTGACATTTGTTTCGATGGTTAAAGGGTTTTGTGATTTGGGTAGGATAGAAGATGCTAGTAGGTTGTTTAAGGTTGTAAGCCAGCAAGGATGTTCGCCGAATGTCGTTGCGTATTCGGTACTTCTCGATGGGGTTTGTAGAGTTGGGAATTTGgaaaaagggttggacttgttgCAAGAGATGGAAAACCAAGGTGGAGTTTGTGCGCCGACGGTTGTTACGTATACAACTATGATCCGTCATTTCTGTGAAAAGGGTAGGTCAATGGAAGCGTTGACCGTTTTGGATCGGATGGAGGCTTGCGGTTGTGCGCCGAATAGGGTCACAATCAGTACGTTAATCAATGGTCTTTGCCAAGAGGATCAAGTGGAAGAAGCGTATAAAGTAATCGATAGATTGGTTGCCGTAGGGAGTGTTTCGAAAAGTGAATGTTATAGCTCACTTGTGGTGACATTATTAAGGGTTAATAAGTTTGAAGAGGGTGAAAAAGTATTTAGGAGGATGTTGATTAGTGATTTGAAGCCGGACGGGGTGGCTTGTAGTGAGTTGTTAAAGAGGTTGTGTTTAAAGGAAAAACGAGTGCTCGATGCTTTTGTGTTGTATAATGAAATTGCGAAATTAGAGTTTGCGACTTCTATTGATTCGGAGATTTATTCTATGATGATGAATGGACTTTGTACCGGAAGCCATTTGTTGGAAGCTTCAAAGCTTGCTAAGATGATGGTTCAGAAACGCGTCCAACTTAAAGCTCCTTACGTTCAAAATGTAGTTGAGTATTTAACGAATGCTGGAGAAACGGAACTAGTTTCTCATATATACAAGGCCAATGATGGTTGA
- the LOC110923029 gene encoding protein FAR-RED ELONGATED HYPOCOTYL 3-like codes for MERVDGRYNLLGNKWLSDMYEIRHRWIPSYFKDVEFCGLMRTTSRSESENSFFNSFTHYGDTLIQFMFSFSAAMDKQRYIQETLDHQTKNTTPKYKTPLNIEKHAAKLYTRTIFRLIQVEIDESVWRCSHNVVNSEGVIETTIVKEKRKSQPVEDDLVPLQMYNTEPIHEFKVTRNTEDGNIECSCQMFLRLGILCKHIFHVLNNCDIEEIPEKYICKRWTKDLIPADVRQKKVLHSETDNEVEEMANKAISSVDYCLRALTNNKAELKEFMEKIEDMRTEIEAKELNQEKLPKEARYESMLGVRVREQNEIQNPTGIRNKGSGTGKRLKGPGEKAIE; via the exons ATGGAGAGAGTTGATGGAAGATACAATCTTTTGGGAAATAAATGGCTGTCAGATATGTATGAAATTCGACATCGATGGATTCCATCTTATTTTAAAGATGTTGAATTTTGTGGATTGATGAGAACAACTTCAAGATCAGAAAGTGAGAATTCATTTTTCAACAGTTTTACTCACTATGGAGATACGTTGATACAATTTATGTTTTCATTTAGTGCTGCTATGGACAAACAACGATATATACAAGAAACGCTAGATCATCAAACAAAAAACACAACTCCAAAGTATAAAACTCCTTTGAATATTGAAAAGCATGCTGCAAAATTATATACTAGAACAATATTTAGATTGATTCAAGTTGAAATCGACGAATCTGTTTGGAGATGTTCTCATAATGTTGTGAATTCTGAAGGAGTAATTGAAACTACAATCGtaaaagaaaagagaaaaagtCAACCTGTTGAAGATGACTTAGTGCCTTTGCAGATGTATAACACTGAACCAATACATGAATTCAAG GTTACCCGTAATACAGAAGATGGAAATATTGAATGTTCATGTCAAATGTTTTTGAGACTTGGAATACTATGCAAACATATATTCCATGTTTTAAATAACTGTGATATTGAAGAAATTCCTGAAAAGTATATATGCAAACGTTGGACGAAGGACTTGATTCCTGCAGATGTAAGGCAAAAAAAAGTTCTTCACAGTGAAACAGATAATGAAGTTGAAGAAATGGCTAACAAAGCAATATCTTCGGTTGATTATTGTTTAAGGGCTTTGACGAATAATAAAGCTGAACTTAAAGAGTTCATGGAAAAAATAGAGGATATGAGAACAGAAATAGAAGCTAAAGAGCTAAATCAAGAAAAATTACCGAAGGAAGCTAGGTATGAATCAATGCTTGGAGTACGTGTTAGAGAACAAAATGAAATTCAAAATCCAACTGGAATTAGAAACAAAGGTTCTGGTACAGGCAAAAGATTAAAGGGTCCAGGCGAGAAGGCTATTGAATAG
- the LOC118489063 gene encoding DET1- and DDB1-associated protein 1-like, with protein sequence MGSSWDVGNWPSFDPHNFSQLRPNDPSAPSKKTPITYHPTHERTLPPPDQVISSEAKNILLRQFYQRGDEKLRPKRAAPENLSPEQECKHPRASFASSSEPPK encoded by the exons ATGGGGTCGTCGTGGGATGTTGGTAATTGGCCTTCTTTCGACCCCCACAACTTCAGCCAACTTCGCCCCAACGATCCTTCTGCCCCTTCC AAGAAGACACCAATTACTTATCATCCAACTCATGAACGGACTCTTCCACCCCCCGACCAAG TAATATCTTCGGAAGCCAAAAACATATTGCTGAGGCAATTCTATCAGCGCGGTGATGAGAAG TTGAGACCAAAGAGAGCTGCTCCCGAGAATCTTTCACCGGAGCAAGAATGCAAGCACCCTAGAGCTTCATTCGCTTCATCTTCCGAGCCTCCAAAATGA